ACGGCTATACCCTGCTGATGGGCTTTGCCCAGACCATGGCACTGAACCCGGTAACGTTCAAACGCATTCCCTACGACCCGCTTCGCGACTTCGCACCGATTGCCCGCCTGGTTGAATTCGAACTGGTGCTGGCCGTGCCCGCGGCACTGCCAGTCAAGAGCGTGGCCGACCTGGTCAAATGGCTCAAGGCAAACAAGGGCAAGGCTGCCTTTGGTTCCTTCGGAGCGGGTTCGCCTTCGCAGTTCGCCGGCGAGATGTTCGCCAGGAGTGCTGGCTCGGACGCGCAGCACGTGGCGTACAAAGGCTCGGCGCCCCTGGTGACTGACCTGGTTGGCGGCCAGGTGCAGTATGGCTTCGTAGTGCTGCAGGTCGCCCAGCAGCTGGCCAGGGCCGGCAAGGTCCGGTTGCTTGCCGTGACCGGCAGCAAGCGCCAGGCGGCGGCTCCTGACCTGCCAACCATGGCAGAGGCCGGATATGGCGACGTGGTTGCCACCGGCTGGTATGGGCTCTATGCGCCCAAGGGCACGCCCGAGCCCATCCTGAAGCGGCTCGAGCAGGAGGTTGGCGTCGTTTTGCAGAATCCGGACTTGCAGCACAAGCTCTCCGGGCAAGGTGTGCGTCCGGCCTTCATCGGCAGCGCGGCGTTCCAATCCTATGCCCAGAGTGAAATCGAGCGCTGGCGCGCCATCGTGGCCAAGACCGGCTTCACCGCGCAGGACTGAGCGCCCGCCATCATGCCATCTGCCAGGAAAACCATGGATTCCTCCCGCCACCAGTCTCAGGCCAGGCCCAACCTGGTCTTCATCCTCGCCGACGACCTCGGCTACGCCGACCTGGGGTGCTATGGCGGCCGCGCTCCGGTCTCGCCCAATCTGGACCGGCTGGCGGCCGAGGGGGTGCGCTTCACCGACGCCTATGCCAACTCTCCGGTCTGCTCGCCCAGCCGCTTTGCGTTGATGACCGGGCGGTACCAGTATCGGCTGCGCGGCGGCGCTGAAGAGCCGATGACCGGGCGCGCGCGCGGGCAGCAGCACCTGGGCCTGCCGCCCGAGCATCCGACCTTGCCATCACTGCTGCGGGAGCAAGGCTACCGCACCGCCCTGATCGGCAAGTGGCACCTGGGCTTCCCGCCACACTTCGGCCCGCTCAAGAGCGGCTATGGCGAGTTCTACGGACCCTATGGCGGCGGCGTCGACTACTTCACCCACTGCGACCGCAGCGGCACGCACGACCTCTATGAGGACGAACGGGAAGTGGAGCGCAGCGGCTACCTGACCGACATCATCAGCGAACGCGCGCTCAACTGGCTGCAGGCAGCGCCGGCAGATTCCCCCTTCATGCTGAGCGTGCATTACACCGCCCCGCATTGGCCCTGGGAGACCCGTTTCGACGAGGCGGAATCGGCGCGTATCCGGGGGGCCATCCAGCATACCGATGGCGGCTCGGTCGAAACCTACCAGACCATGATCCGCCATATGGACGAAGGTATCGGACGCATTCTGGACGTCCTGGCCAGCAAGGGATTGGCGGAGAACACGCTGGTGGTCTTCACCAGCGACAACGGCGGCGAGCGCTTCTCCGACACCTGGCCATTGTCGGGCAAGAAGATGGATCTCCTCGAAGGCGGCATCCGCGTACCGCTGATCGCCCGGTGGCCGGCTCGGATCCCGCCGGGCGGGGTCACCGCCCAGGTGGCCATGACCATGGACTGGTGCCCGACAATGCTCGATGCCGCCGGTATTGCGCCTGCGGCCACCCACGCGCCAGATGGCATCTCCCTGTTGCCGTGCCTGGCCGACCCGGCCCAGGCAAGCCCGCGCAAGGTGTTCTGGCGAATGAAATATCGCGCCCAGCGTGCGGTACGCCAAGACAACTGGAAGTACTTGTCGGTGGACGGCAACGAATACCTGTTCGACCTGTCGCGGGATGCGCGCGAGCGCGCCAATCTGGCCAGCCGCGAGCCCGGCATGCTGGATGTCCTGCGCCAGTGCTACCAGGACTGGGCGCAGGAGATGCCCGACATCCCGGCGGAGGCCGGCTTCGAACTGGTCTATACACCCAAAGACATGCCGTA
This genomic interval from Cupriavidus oxalaticus contains the following:
- a CDS encoding sulfatase family protein, with product MDSSRHQSQARPNLVFILADDLGYADLGCYGGRAPVSPNLDRLAAEGVRFTDAYANSPVCSPSRFALMTGRYQYRLRGGAEEPMTGRARGQQHLGLPPEHPTLPSLLREQGYRTALIGKWHLGFPPHFGPLKSGYGEFYGPYGGGVDYFTHCDRSGTHDLYEDEREVERSGYLTDIISERALNWLQAAPADSPFMLSVHYTAPHWPWETRFDEAESARIRGAIQHTDGGSVETYQTMIRHMDEGIGRILDVLASKGLAENTLVVFTSDNGGERFSDTWPLSGKKMDLLEGGIRVPLIARWPARIPPGGVTAQVAMTMDWCPTMLDAAGIAPAATHAPDGISLLPCLADPAQASPRKVFWRMKYRAQRAVRQDNWKYLSVDGNEYLFDLSRDARERANLASREPGMLDVLRQCYQDWAQEMPDIPAEAGFELVYTPKDMP
- a CDS encoding Bug family tripartite tricarboxylate transporter substrate binding protein; this encodes MSRTKFRIAALLPVIAMLTSSPPVTAETYPARPISLIVPGPAGGTPDVVARLIGESLRGRLGQQIVVDNRAGANGFIGVQGAARAQPDGYTLLMGFAQTMALNPVTFKRIPYDPLRDFAPIARLVEFELVLAVPAALPVKSVADLVKWLKANKGKAAFGSFGAGSPSQFAGEMFARSAGSDAQHVAYKGSAPLVTDLVGGQVQYGFVVLQVAQQLARAGKVRLLAVTGSKRQAAAPDLPTMAEAGYGDVVATGWYGLYAPKGTPEPILKRLEQEVGVVLQNPDLQHKLSGQGVRPAFIGSAAFQSYAQSEIERWRAIVAKTGFTAQD